From a single Cytophagales bacterium WSM2-2 genomic region:
- a CDS encoding MBL fold hydrolase, which produces MDVQVKFLGGAGSVTGSRYLLTIGDFQLLFDCGMFQGLKELRLRNWDEFPADASKIDAVIISHAHIDHTGYLPRLVKEGFNGPVYCTEPTADLMELMLLDSAKLQEEEAMFASKKGYSKHANPEPLYTTADAQKVFQLLKTYTFDEKIKLHPKIEIIFRSAGHLLGAAITEVFLKGDQQTKKITFSGDLGRSHDPMLNPPTPISETDVLFIESTYGTKDNPALEPEKDLERIVNETFANGGVLVIPAFAVGRTQVLLHFLHKLVMEKRIPDVPVYIDSPMAVSATYLYYKFPEYHKVKFNQSEFARSMETNMLVFVKTGEHSKSLNSLKEKAIIISSSGMMTGGRILHHLYNRLKNPQDTVLVSGYQAEGTRGRKLVDKDSTIRIFGEDVPVKCKVENMTSLSGHADREELFQWMKNFKSKPKVVFTVHGENPKLSLYANAIREQLEWNVVVPKYLETVTLFSGI; this is translated from the coding sequence ATGGATGTACAAGTAAAATTTTTGGGAGGTGCGGGATCTGTCACTGGGTCACGTTACCTGTTAACGATTGGCGATTTTCAGTTGCTTTTCGATTGTGGCATGTTCCAGGGACTCAAGGAATTAAGGCTGCGCAACTGGGACGAATTTCCGGCAGACGCAAGCAAGATCGATGCAGTTATTATCAGCCATGCTCACATTGATCACACCGGATACTTGCCCCGATTGGTGAAAGAGGGTTTCAATGGTCCCGTGTATTGCACGGAGCCAACGGCTGACTTGATGGAATTAATGCTCCTGGATTCGGCCAAACTGCAGGAAGAAGAAGCGATGTTTGCGTCGAAGAAGGGATATTCGAAACATGCCAATCCTGAACCATTATACACTACCGCGGATGCTCAGAAAGTTTTTCAATTGCTGAAAACTTACACGTTCGATGAAAAGATAAAACTTCACCCGAAGATCGAAATCATTTTTCGGAGTGCCGGGCATTTGCTGGGAGCCGCCATCACCGAAGTGTTTTTAAAAGGCGATCAGCAGACAAAAAAAATTACATTTTCCGGAGACCTCGGACGCAGCCACGACCCGATGCTGAATCCACCAACACCCATTTCCGAAACGGACGTATTATTTATTGAGTCGACCTACGGCACCAAAGACAATCCCGCACTTGAGCCGGAAAAGGATCTGGAGCGAATTGTGAATGAGACTTTTGCCAATGGTGGCGTGCTGGTGATACCGGCCTTCGCAGTGGGGCGCACGCAAGTGCTGCTGCACTTCCTGCATAAGCTGGTTATGGAAAAGCGGATTCCCGATGTGCCTGTTTATATCGATAGTCCGATGGCGGTATCAGCCACTTATTTATATTATAAGTTTCCGGAGTATCACAAAGTGAAATTCAATCAATCGGAGTTTGCGAGAAGCATGGAAACGAATATGCTTGTATTTGTGAAAACCGGAGAACACTCAAAGTCACTGAATTCACTTAAGGAAAAAGCGATCATCATTTCGTCCAGCGGCATGATGACGGGAGGAAGGATATTGCATCATTTGTATAACCGGTTGAAGAACCCACAGGATACCGTTCTTGTGTCCGGGTACCAGGCAGAAGGAACAAGAGGTAGAAAATTAGTTGACAAGGATTCAACAATCCGGATTTTCGGTGAGGATGTACCCGTGAAATGTAAAGTGGAAAACATGACCTCTCTTTCCGGACATGCCGACCGCGAAGAGCTCTTTCAATGGATGAAAAATTTCAAGTCTAAACCGAAAGTCGTCTTCACTGTGCATGGTGAAAATCCGAAACTATCTCTCTATGCCAATGCTATTCGCGAACAACTTGAATGGAATGTGGTTGTACCCAAGTATTTGGAAACGGTTACGTTATTCAGCGGTATTTGA